The Rhodothermus marinus DSM 4252 DNA segment ATCGTGCTTCCGAGCCCGGAGCGGGATCGCGTCAGGGCCCGGCTGATGACCTCCACAGACAGCGCCGTCCCCCTATGCCTGAGCATATCCCTGCAAATCATGCATCATGATGTCCGTTTTGCAAGGATATGAATGCCCGTCTTTCCGCCAGATGTCCTCTTGTGCCATTGGTTGCCGTTCCGTATCTTCCCCTTCGTTTTTAGCCACGCCTAAAAACTTAGTCGGTTCGGATGCTGCTGCTGGCGCTGTGGCTGGGCGGCTGGCTCCTGGCGGCCGATACCAGCCGGTTCACCTCCGAGCTGGCCGTCGCCTACACAGCCGACGTCATGAGCCCGCTGGCCGGCGCGTCGGTGCGGCCGGTGTGGATGGACAACGTGGACGTCACGCTGACGCTGCACCTGACGCCGCGCACCACGCTGTTCCTTTACGGACTGGGCAACCAGGGCGGCTCGATCAGCGCGCGGGTCGGCGATGCACAGGGCGTCAGCAACATCGAGGCGCCCACCTCCTGGCGACTCTACGAAGCGTTTGTCGAGCACGTGACGGCCACCGGCCGCCTTTCCGTGCTGGCGGGGCTGTACGACCTGAACAGCGAGTTCGACGTGCTCCCGGCCGCCGGGCTTTTCATCAACAGCTCGTTCGGCATCGGCGCCGAACTGGCCGCCAGTCGCCCGCAGGGACCGTCAATTTTCCCCGTGACGTCGCCCGGACTCCGGCTTCGCCTGGGTTTTCAGCGAAGCGCCCGGTATGCCGGTTACCTGCAGGCCGTGGCGCTCGACGGGGTGCCGGGGCACCCGGACCGCCCCGCCGGCACGCACATCGTCTTCGGGCGTAACGACGGCCTGCTGCTGGTGGCCGAAGCCGGTGCGCTGGTGCATCCGGAAGCACCGCTGCCCGACGGCTCGCCGATCCGGCTCGTCAGCCGCCTGCACGAACATCCCCACCATCACAAACTGGCACTGGGCGTCTGGTACTACACCGCCCGCTTCCGGTGGCTCGACGCAGACCGCACGCAACGGGGCAATGCCGGCGTCTATCTACTGGGTGAATCGCGGCTCTACCGGGAAGACCCCCGCACGCTCTGGGCCTTTCTGCGGGTGGGCGTGGCGCATCCGCGCGTGAACCGCTTCGGCGCCTACACGGGCGGGGGCTTCAGCGGAAGGGGCTGGGTGCCGGGACGCCCGGCCGATCGCATGGGACTGGCCGTCGCCGCCGCCCACAACAGCAGCGCCTACCGCCGCCTGCAGCGACGGCAGGGCACGCCCGTGCACCGTACCGAATGGGTCTTCGAAGGCACCTATCTGCTTGCCCTCGGCGCAGCGCTCCACCTGCAGTTCGATCTGCAATGGGTGCTCCACCCCGACACCCGCGCCGGCAGCGTGCTGGTCGGCGGCCTTCGCCTGCTGTGGAGTCCTTAAGACGACAGCGGAAGCGAACGTATGCGCACCTGTGCCTCGGTCACGCTCACCATGGCTCCGGCACGCAACTGATCACCGAATCTGTCAATTATTCCCATCAGATATCTATTCACATTTTCAGGGCGCATATTTCGAAGACGAAACACGATCACAGTGGGTAACCGGGCGCCGCTCGCAGCCATCAGTTCACCAAAATCAAGATCATGCGTCAATAAGATTCTGCGTTCTGTTCGCGCCAGTTCCAGAATAGACGCATCCGTAAGTAACTGGCCCTTAAGTTCGCGAAGATGAACGGCGTCATATCCTTGTTCTCTCAGAAACCTGACCGTATAGGGAGAAATCCCCATGTCTGCAAGGAACCTCATGGGGTTTCTGGACTCAGTGGCACGACCCATTCCTCGGAGAGCCAGGCCGCATACTTGAGCGCCTGATGAATATCTTCAGGTTCCAGATAAGGATAGGCTTCAAGAATTTCGTGGACTTGCATTCCATTTGCCAGCAAATTCAAGATCAGCGAAACCGTGACCCGTGTGTCCCGAATGCAGGCACGTCCCCCCATCACTTCAGGATCGAACGTAATACGTTCCAGGCCAGGCACAGGAAAACGTGCTTTCATGGACGTCTTGCTTTTTTGATCAGGTTCATGCCGGTACGGGTTGACCGGCCAGCATTTCGATCGTCAGCGCGGCCGTCCAGGAAAAGCCCGTCGCCCCGCAGCCGGTCCCGTCCCGTGGGTCGTAGTACTCCATGAAACCAGACTTCTGCACCAACTCCAGGCTGTGCTGCCGGATCGTCTCGGCCAGCTCGTGATAGCCGTAGCGGCGCAGCCCCTCCATGACCATCCAGTTGATGATGATCCACACCGGGCCGCGCCAGTAGCGCCGCGGCTCAAAAAACAGGTTGTTCTTGGCCTGCGAGGGCACATAGTAGCGCGTCCCGTCCGGCGCGTACTCTTCGGGATTGCGCAGGTGCTCTTCGACAAGCCGACGCGCCTGCCGCTCGCTGGCCAGACCGGCAAACAGCGGGATGAACGTGGCGCAGCCGTTTTCTTCGAGCACGCGTCGGGCGCGCAGGTCGTAGGCGAAGTACAGACCGTGCTCTTCGCTCCAGAGCCGGGCGTTGAAGGCGTAGCGCGTGGTGGCCAGCCACTCGTCGAACTCCTCGGTGGGCTCGCCCAGTTCGGCGGCCAGCGCCCGCAGATCGCGCTGCGCCCGGTACATGAGCGCGTTGAAGAGCGTGTCCTGCACCAGAAACGGCGAGCGGGCGTAGATCGTCTCCTGATCGTAGCCCCACTGTCGGAACAGGTCGATCAAATAGATGAAGCGCTGGTATTCGGCCTGAATGGGCCGCTCGTCTTCGCGCACGTGCAGAAAGTCCTTACGCTGGTAGGCCGGCACGCGCGTGGGGATGACCCGGATCATGGGCTCCACAAAACGCGCGGCGTTGTCGGTGCCCGACTCCCAGGGATGCACGATCGCCACCAGGCCGGTGTTTTCGGGGTCCCGTGCCGTACGCAGCCAGCGATGCCAGCGGTAGAGCGCCGGGTAGATCTCCCGCACAAAGGCCAGCGAGGCCTCACGGTCCGGCGCCCGCTCGTGCATCAGCCGCACGCAGGTGGCCAGCAGCGGCGGCTGCACGATCCCGGAGGTCAGCACGCCCTCCGGCGCGTTCGGGCTCCGCTCGATCTGCCAGAAATCGGGCGTCGGGAAGTAGTCGGAAGCGCCGTTGTGGTAGACCACGTGCGGCAACATGCCGTCCTTCCACTGCCCTTTCAGCAGCGAGCGGATCTCCTGCTCGGCCCGCGGTCGATCGAAGTGGCTGAGTCCCAGCGCCACCAGCGCCGCGTCCCAGTTCCACTGATGGGGATACTGGTAGGTCCCCGGCTTGATGAAAATCCCGTTTACGTCGTTCGCCTGGAGGATCGCTCTGGCCTGCTCGATCAGCGCGTCCGGGTCAATGACAATCGGTTCAGACATCGGTGCAGGTCGTACAATGCTTTTGCGCTTCTTCTACAGAAAGACGACGCGCACGTTTCACCGCGCCCTTGCAAATGAATCCGACGTGCCGCATCTTGAACCGGCATCCGCTGCAACTTTCTTTCGGAAATATTATGCGCTGCTATCTCCTTCTGTTCGCACTCCTGCTGTTACCAGCCTGTGAAACGCCGGAAACCATGCCCGAAGCAAGCCTCGACACCGTGCTGACCGTGCCGGGCGCCTCGCCCGAAGCGCAGGCGCTCCTGCGCAAGTATGCGCCGTTCCGGCTCGAAGCCGACCTGAGCGGCCTTTCGGACAACCAGCGTCGAATGCTCGGCCTGCTTATCGAGGCGGCCCGTGAAATGGACGCCATCTTCAAGGTGCAGGCCTACGGCAACCTGGATTCGCTGCTGGCCACGATCGAAGATCCGGGCCTTCGCCGCTTTGTGGAAATCAACTACGGTCCCTGGGATCGCCTCGACGGCAACCGCCCCTTCCTCGAAGGCGTGGGCCCCAAACCGCCGGGCGCCAACTTCTATCCGCCCGACATGACGCGCGAGGAATTCGAGGCGGCCGCCGCCGAAAACGAAGCGCTCCGCAGCCTCTACACCATGGTACGGCGCGACGCGCAGGGCCGGCTCGTCGCCATCCCCTACCACGAGTTTTTTGCGCCGCACGTCCGCCGTGCTGCCGAACTGCTTCGCCAGGCGGCCGAACTGGCCGAGGACGAAGGGCTTCGCCGCTACCTCACGCTCCGCGCCGAGGCGCTCCTGACCGACGACTACTACGAAAGCGATCGGGCCTGGCTCGACATGAAGACGAACACGATCGACGTCGTGATCGGCCCGATCGAAACCTACGAGGACCAGCTCTTCGGCTACAAGGCGGCCGCCGAGGCCTTTGTGTTGCTCAAAGACCGCGCCTGGAGCGAACGCCTCGGCCGCTACGCCACGCTGCTGCCCGAACTGCAGGCCGCACTGCCCGTTCCGGACGCCTACAAACGCGAGCAGCCCGGCACCGACTCGGACCTCGGCGCCTACGACGCGCTCTACTACGCGGGCGACGCCAACGCCGGCGCCAAGACGATCGCCATCAACCTGCCCAATGACGAGCGCGTCCAGCTCGAAAAAGGCACGCGCCGCCTGCAACTCAAAAACGTCATGCGGGCCAAGTTCGAAAAAATCCTGCTGCCGATTGCCGACGTGCTGATCGCTGAAGACCAGCGCCCGCACATCACCTTCGACGCTTTCTTCGGCAACACGATGTTTCACGAGGTGGCGCACGGGCTGGGCATCAAACACACGATCACCGGCCGCGGCACCGTGCGCGAAGCGCTGCGCGATCTGTACACGACCATGGAGGAAGGTAAGGCGGACGTGCTGGGCCTCTACATGGTCACCTGGTTGATCGACCGCGGCGAGTGGGAGGCCGATCCGATGGATCACTACGTGACCTTCCTGGCCGGGATCTTTCGTTCGATCCGCTTCGGGGCAGCCAGTGCCCACGGCCGCGCCAACCTCATCCGGTTCAACTTCTTCAAGGAGCAGGGCGCCTTCACGCGCGACGCGGCTACCGGCACCTACCGGGTCGTGCCCGAGCGCATGCAGGCGGCCGTCGCGGCGCTCTCGGAACAGATTCTTCGCCTGCAGGGCGACGGCGACTATGCGGCCACGGCCGCCTTCATCGAGCGCTACGGACAGATGGACGACACGCTGCGCGCCGACCTGGCCCGCATCCAGCAGGCCGGCATCCCCGTGGACATCGTCTTCGTACAGGGACCGGAAGTGCTGGGACTGGAGTAGCTGCCCGCGTCTACAGCGAACGTCCCGAAGACCTGACCGAAAAGCCCCGGAGCCTTAAGCTCACGGGGCTTTTGTTTTGCCTCTCTCAATACCAAAAAGGTGCGATTAAAACTTACCTTCAGGCACGAGCTCGGCAAAGGAATCGCCGCATTTCAATACCAAAAAGGTGCGATTAAAACCAAGCACACGCAGCGTGCGCGTTGCCGTATCGCGCATTTCAATACCAAAAAGGTGCGATTAAAACAAGTCGGCCCGCACTTCCAGGCGCTACCTGTTCCCATTTCAATACCAAAAAGGTGCGATTAAAACAAAAATGAGGACGTTCACAATTGAAGTCTCTCGTCGATTTCAATACCAAAAAGGTGCGATTAAAACGAGGGCGCTGCGCGATTGCGACCCATGTCCCCCTCTCATTTCAATACCAAAAAGGTGCGATTAAAACTCAACATCGCTCCCAACAAGCCCTCCCTGGACGACATTTCAATACCAAAAAGGTGCGATTAAAACGAGCATTGATCACAGTTCTCCGAAACACTCTCTATGAGAATTTCAATACCAAAAAGGTGCGATTAAAACTGCCCATAGACAGCACCTCTGTTGAGTAGATGCTGTATTTCAATACCAAAAAGGTGCGATTAAAACAAGATACGCAGAAAACCACAAATAAAAATAACCGTCATTTCAATACCAAAAAGGTGCGATTAAAACCGTCAAAGCCGATCGCCAGCACGCGACTGTCGCGCAATTTCAATACCAAAAAGGTGCGATTAAAACCATCCTCACGCGAAAGACGGCCGTCTCGGCTTTCGGCATTTCAATACCAAAAAGGTGCGATTAAAACCGGCGGCCCCACGTATTTAAAGCGCTGTACGCCAGCCATTTCAATACCAAAAAGGTGCGATTAAAACGCTCGATGCACATGGCGCCAAAGAGCGGCACGTCCAGATTTCAATACCAAAAAGGTGCGATTAAAACGCTGGACAACGGCCAGGGCCTGCCCGTCGATTTGTAATTTCAATACCAAAAAGGTGCGATTAAAACCTGGAGGATCTGCAGCGGCGGATTCCGATCCTGGAGATTTCAATACCAAAAAGGTGCGATTAAAACTTAACATCTGCCCGCGCTGCGCAGCGCGAGTGGTCCATTTCAATACCAAAAAGGTGCGATTAAAACCGTGCATCAACTGCGCCAACTGCCGCGCGCTTTCTGATTTCAATACCAAAAAGGTGCGATTAAAACCCAGCCAGCGCGGTGTTGGCGATAGTGAACATGTAGATTTCAATACCAAAAAGGTGCGATTAAAACGGCCCGCGAGCATGCTGCAGAGGCGGCGCGGAAGACTAATTTCAATACCAAAAAGGTGCGATTAAAACATCAGAAGAGTTATTTGCAACAAAGTTCGTATAAGCATTTCAAT contains these protein-coding regions:
- a CDS encoding carbohydrate porin, giving the protein MLLLALWLGGWLLAADTSRFTSELAVAYTADVMSPLAGASVRPVWMDNVDVTLTLHLTPRTTLFLYGLGNQGGSISARVGDAQGVSNIEAPTSWRLYEAFVEHVTATGRLSVLAGLYDLNSEFDVLPAAGLFINSSFGIGAELAASRPQGPSIFPVTSPGLRLRLGFQRSARYAGYLQAVALDGVPGHPDRPAGTHIVFGRNDGLLLVAEAGALVHPEAPLPDGSPIRLVSRLHEHPHHHKLALGVWYYTARFRWLDADRTQRGNAGVYLLGESRLYREDPRTLWAFLRVGVAHPRVNRFGAYTGGGFSGRGWVPGRPADRMGLAVAAAHNSSAYRRLQRRQGTPVHRTEWVFEGTYLLALGAALHLQFDLQWVLHPDTRAGSVLVGGLRLLWSP
- a CDS encoding dipeptidyl-peptidase 3 family protein codes for the protein MRCYLLLFALLLLPACETPETMPEASLDTVLTVPGASPEAQALLRKYAPFRLEADLSGLSDNQRRMLGLLIEAAREMDAIFKVQAYGNLDSLLATIEDPGLRRFVEINYGPWDRLDGNRPFLEGVGPKPPGANFYPPDMTREEFEAAAAENEALRSLYTMVRRDAQGRLVAIPYHEFFAPHVRRAAELLRQAAELAEDEGLRRYLTLRAEALLTDDYYESDRAWLDMKTNTIDVVIGPIETYEDQLFGYKAAAEAFVLLKDRAWSERLGRYATLLPELQAALPVPDAYKREQPGTDSDLGAYDALYYAGDANAGAKTIAINLPNDERVQLEKGTRRLQLKNVMRAKFEKILLPIADVLIAEDQRPHITFDAFFGNTMFHEVAHGLGIKHTITGRGTVREALRDLYTTMEEGKADVLGLYMVTWLIDRGEWEADPMDHYVTFLAGIFRSIRFGAASAHGRANLIRFNFFKEQGAFTRDAATGTYRVVPERMQAAVAALSEQILRLQGDGDYAATAAFIERYGQMDDTLRADLARIQQAGIPVDIVFVQGPEVLGLE
- a CDS encoding amylo-alpha-1,6-glucosidase; translation: MSEPIVIDPDALIEQARAILQANDVNGIFIKPGTYQYPHQWNWDAALVALGLSHFDRPRAEQEIRSLLKGQWKDGMLPHVVYHNGASDYFPTPDFWQIERSPNAPEGVLTSGIVQPPLLATCVRLMHERAPDREASLAFVREIYPALYRWHRWLRTARDPENTGLVAIVHPWESGTDNAARFVEPMIRVIPTRVPAYQRKDFLHVREDERPIQAEYQRFIYLIDLFRQWGYDQETIYARSPFLVQDTLFNALMYRAQRDLRALAAELGEPTEEFDEWLATTRYAFNARLWSEEHGLYFAYDLRARRVLEENGCATFIPLFAGLASERQARRLVEEHLRNPEEYAPDGTRYYVPSQAKNNLFFEPRRYWRGPVWIIINWMVMEGLRRYGYHELAETIRQHSLELVQKSGFMEYYDPRDGTGCGATGFSWTAALTIEMLAGQPVPA
- a CDS encoding DUF433 domain-containing protein, coding for MKARFPVPGLERITFDPEVMGGRACIRDTRVTVSLILNLLANGMQVHEILEAYPYLEPEDIHQALKYAAWLSEEWVVPLSPETP
- a CDS encoding DUF5615 family PIN-like protein produces the protein MRFLADMGISPYTVRFLREQGYDAVHLRELKGQLLTDASILELARTERRILLTHDLDFGELMAASGARLPTVIVFRLRNMRPENVNRYLMGIIDRFGDQLRAGAMVSVTEAQVRIRSLPLSS